One Pogoniulus pusillus isolate bPogPus1 chromosome 22, bPogPus1.pri, whole genome shotgun sequence DNA segment encodes these proteins:
- the SMIM32 gene encoding small integral membrane protein 32 gives MPDTDCISLLLGLPRGGYLSKTMYSELLNSTSATEAHLIIQTNTPYLSGTPRPVSSSAFYMSTARVLKEGEINKPDLVTYIIMFFFLLLTVTLIVLFINCQLKNSFFATLPYDRSLREARSPWRTQAV, from the coding sequence ATGCCAGACACTGACTGCATTTCGCTCCTGCTTGGCTTGCCCCGTGGAGGATATTTAAGCAAGACCATGTACAGTGAACTGCTAAATTCAACCAGTGCCACTGAAGCTCACCTGATCATTCAGACCAACACGCCCTACCTGAGCGGCACTCCGAGACCCGTGAGCTCCTCTGCTTTTTACATGTCCACGGCCAGGGTGCTAAAAGAAGGGGAGATAAATAAGCCAGACCTGGTGACTTACATCatcatgtttttctttctgctcctgACCGTGACACTCATTGTGCTCTTCATCAACTGCCAGCTGAAGAACTCTTTTTTCGCCACTCTCCCCTACGACAGATCGCTCCGAGAGGCCAGGAGCCCGTGGAGGACACAAGCGGTCTGA